A window of Nitrospirota bacterium genomic DNA:
ATGGGAGATGAGCTGGTTCCTCTTTCTACAGAGGCGGACGCCCGGGAGTTTATGAGAGATCATAAAGGCACCAGAATAGTGAAGTTTCAGGAAGTAACGATCGAGCTTCTGCACTGATACCATGAGGCCTCATACAATCTTTGCTTTCTTCCTGTTTCTCCTCATGCTGACCGGCTGCGGCAGGCAACCCGCCCTGTATAAGGATGCCCCGGCAAGAGACGGCAGTATTGTCATACCGCTTAGTGATGTCAGTGATGGAAAGGCGCATTTTTACACGTACCGGAAGACCGGCAAGCATATAAACTTCTTTGTCAGAGCTGATGGAAAAGGGACTGTTTCTTCATACTATGATGCCTGCTTCACCTGCTACAAGAAGAAAAAAGGATACCGTCAGGAGGGCATTGACCTGATCTGCAACGAATGCAGCATGAAGTTCGGACTTGCAGAAGAGAAATGGGATGAAAAAGACGGGTGCAATCCCATCCACCTCAAGAGCACTATTGTGGCCAACAACCTCGTGATTGATACTGCCGTGATCGAAAAAGGAGCAAAACTGTTCTGATCTTCATACCCCGGCAAGGATGCCGCGGGTCATCCGCAGCTGCCGTGATGCCATGCCTGCAAGCTCCAGATTGTGCGTTATAAAAATAAAGGTCATCATCTTTTCCCTGTTCAGCTTCTTGAATAGTTCAACAATATCAGCCTCTGTCTCTTCATCCAGATCGCCTGTGGGTTCATCAGCAAGGATGACGGGAGGATCGTACATCAGTGCCCGGGCAATAGCAACACGGCGCTGCTGACCTCCTGAGAGCTGTGACGGATAGGCATCTGCCTTCTCCCCAATACCAACAAGATCAAGGTATTCCTCTGCCCTTTTAACCGCATGCACATCCTTCCGTTGACTGAAGAGGCCCGGCAGAAGAACATTTTCCGTTGAGGTAAGCATGGGGAGAAGACTGGCGAATTGAAACATGAACCCGATATTCATATTTCTGTATGCAGAGAGATCGTCATCATTAAGGCTGCAGATGTCCTTGCCCTCAAAGAGCACCTTTCCTGATGTAGGCTTCATGATACCGCCGATTATCGATATAAGCGTAGTCTTTCCTGACCCCGAATGACCGACAATCGACACAAACTCACCCTTCTCAATGTGCAGCGATACCTTGCTGACTGCAGTGATCTCCTGATTGCCCACCGGATAGATCTTCGTCAGCTCTGAAACTTCAATCTGGGCCACAAGCTAATCCTTTTTTATCGCCATGAGAGGTTCCATCTTTTTTATCTTCCAGATGGGCGCAAGCGCTCCGGCAATACATATTGAATTTCCGATGAGAAAACCTATACACGCAATAAGTATGCGATTCAGGACCGTAAGATGCATCGGAAGGCTCTTCATAATCGAAAAACTCTTTGCAAGAACTATTGAAAGCGTCGTCCCGCCGAAAATACCGATGAGACTGCCGATGCTGCCGACGATAATAACCTCGGCAAGAAATACCGTAACGATATGCGACTCCCGTGCGCCAACCGCCCGCATGATCCCCACCTCACGGGCACGCTCATTCGCAATGGCAGAAAATATGGCCCAGGTCAGAAATCCCGACAATAAGGCAATAAGTATCATGGTGAAGATGAATATCTGATTAATGTCCCGGAGTGTGGTAATAATGCTCTTGCCGATATCTTTCCGCGCCATAGTGTCAAGCTCCACAAAGGCATCCTCGATCTCACCGGCAACCTTATAGGGATCAAGTCCTTTTCTTACCTTTATGAAAACAATAGAGACCTGACCCGGCTTCAGATCTGTCTGCCCCTTTACCATGATATCCTCAAGGTTCTCGTCATTGATGAACAGCGCATTGTCAAGACCGGTGCCTGTCTTGTCAAGGACACCGACCATCTTAAAGATATTACCGAAAAGGACCTTGTCAACATCAACAAGCCCTACTCTGATATTGAACGCAGACTCGTTGCCAACGAGGGCCTCGCCCTTCTGCAGCTTCCTGTTGAATTTTTCGCTCAGCCAGGGCTTTACAACGAAATCAGTCTCCTGATTAAAGGCAACCACAACGGTTTCAGGCACATCGCAGCATTTACCCTGCATGGTAGTAAGATATGTCTGATAGGTCATCTGATCAATGCCTTTTATCGTCTTCAGCTTATCGATCTCGGCCTTGTCCATGTAAAAGGAC
This region includes:
- a CDS encoding DUF2318 domain-containing protein, whose translation is MRPHTIFAFFLFLLMLTGCGRQPALYKDAPARDGSIVIPLSDVSDGKAHFYTYRKTGKHINFFVRADGKGTVSSYYDACFTCYKKKKGYRQEGIDLICNECSMKFGLAEEKWDEKDGCNPIHLKSTIVANNLVIDTAVIEKGAKLF
- a CDS encoding ABC transporter ATP-binding protein, which gives rise to MAQIEVSELTKIYPVGNQEITAVSKVSLHIEKGEFVSIVGHSGSGKTTLISIIGGIMKPTSGKVLFEGKDICSLNDDDLSAYRNMNIGFMFQFASLLPMLTSTENVLLPGLFSQRKDVHAVKRAEEYLDLVGIGEKADAYPSQLSGGQQRRVAIARALMYDPPVILADEPTGDLDEETEADIVELFKKLNREKMMTFIFITHNLELAGMASRQLRMTRGILAGV
- a CDS encoding ABC transporter permease — protein: MQTEFTISTFALRNLKRKPVRTVILIAAIAILVSALVFALSFVSRVSSSIKLASERLGADILVVPAGSRGAAEDVLLENKAKSFYMDKAEIDKLKTIKGIDQMTYQTYLTTMQGKCCDVPETVVVAFNQETDFVVKPWLSEKFNRKLQKGEALVGNESAFNIRVGLVDVDKVLFGNIFKMVGVLDKTGTGLDNALFINDENLEDIMVKGQTDLKPGQVSIVFIKVRKGLDPYKVAGEIEDAFVELDTMARKDIGKSIITTLRDINQIFIFTMILIALLSGFLTWAIFSAIANERAREVGIMRAVGARESHIVTVFLAEVIIVGSIGSLIGIFGGTTLSIVLAKSFSIMKSLPMHLTVLNRILIACIGFLIGNSICIAGALAPIWKIKKMEPLMAIKKD